The Canis lupus dingo isolate Sandy chromosome 4, ASM325472v2, whole genome shotgun sequence genome contains a region encoding:
- the LOC112651555 gene encoding 60S ribosomal protein L36a-like has product MMVNVPKTRQTFCKKCGKYQPHKVTQYKKGKDSLYAQGKRRHDRKQSGYGGQTKPIFRKKAKTTKKIVLRLECVEPNCRSKRMLAIKRCKHFELGGDKKRKGQVIQF; this is encoded by the coding sequence ATGATGGTGAATGTTCCTAAAACCCGCCAGACTTTCTGCAAGAAGTGTGGTAAGTACCAACCCCACAAAGTGACACAGTACAAGAAAGGCAAAGATTCTCTTTATGCCCAGGGAAAGCGGCGTCATGACCGGAAGCAGAGTGGCTATGGTGGGCAGACTAAGCCGATTTTCCGGAAAAAGGCTAAAACTACAAAGAAGATTGTGCTGAGGCTTGAATGTGTTGAGCCCAACTGCAGATCTAAGAGAATGCTGGCTATTAAGAGATGCAAGCATTTTGAACTGGGAGGAGATAA